The following are encoded in a window of Arthrobacter sp. OAP107 genomic DNA:
- a CDS encoding GerMN domain-containing protein encodes MKSSWGARPLTRAVAAFCLSLPLWLASCAPVQNAYDAGRAPAAAPAPQPAPPVSPPEEAGVAGSGLGSSGQGPAGTGTAGGVSEPVPATGPALPSAGAGNGGPAAGTPATSGLGTGVAGPDTQAQLPGGTAQQPAPASGAAAGPASAAPTPGSTTPPPTAPGSALPGAGAGGASGAASAGTAVYYVAIDDGGRSGVRFGCNDSLVAVHNTDSSITEPLQAAMSRLLSGPGAPPASGLYNALEASSLQYMSGYLDGTTVVVNLAGAVQPGGVCDLPRIEAQLTHTAVTAVNAVRAEIYVSGVPLDEVLGLR; translated from the coding sequence ATGAAGTCGAGCTGGGGAGCCAGACCGCTGACGCGGGCGGTCGCCGCGTTCTGCCTGTCGCTCCCCTTGTGGCTCGCCTCCTGCGCTCCCGTCCAAAATGCGTACGACGCCGGACGCGCCCCCGCGGCGGCGCCCGCACCCCAACCGGCGCCTCCCGTGAGCCCGCCCGAGGAAGCGGGCGTGGCCGGATCCGGCCTGGGTTCCTCCGGCCAGGGCCCCGCCGGTACGGGAACAGCAGGCGGGGTTTCCGAACCCGTTCCCGCCACCGGCCCGGCGCTTCCGTCCGCAGGCGCAGGCAACGGCGGCCCGGCCGCCGGCACCCCGGCTACCAGCGGACTCGGCACCGGCGTCGCCGGTCCGGACACCCAGGCGCAGCTGCCGGGCGGGACCGCGCAGCAGCCGGCGCCCGCTTCGGGAGCCGCGGCCGGCCCGGCTTCGGCCGCCCCTACACCCGGTTCCACTACACCGCCTCCCACGGCGCCGGGCTCCGCATTGCCGGGCGCAGGTGCAGGCGGCGCCTCCGGCGCTGCCAGCGCCGGCACCGCGGTTTACTACGTGGCGATCGACGACGGCGGCAGGTCCGGTGTGCGCTTCGGCTGCAACGACAGCCTGGTGGCCGTGCACAATACCGACTCCAGCATCACTGAGCCGCTGCAGGCCGCCATGAGCAGGCTGCTCTCAGGCCCGGGCGCACCGCCCGCGAGCGGCCTCTACAACGCACTGGAAGCTTCCTCGCTGCAGTACATGTCCGGCTACCTCGACGGCACTACCGTGGTGGTGAACCTGGCCGGCGCAGTCCAGCCCGGTGGCGTCTGTGATCTTCCGCGGATCGAAGCGCAGCTCACCCATACAGCCGTCACGGCCGTGAATGCCGTCCGGGCGGAAATCTACGTCAGCGGCGTGCCGCTGGACGAGGTTCTCGGTCTCCGCTAG
- a CDS encoding phosphatase PAP2 family protein, which yields MGEDRGVVSIRVKNRVARVITEALQPPVTVALLLLLSPAMEPGFPGTVWFGAVAVLFVCVLPLAAVVLLVRMGKVTDHHVSDRKQRAPVLAMTVVSLLAGLGVLLAINAPYSVIVVVLAIVGGVVVLAAISLFWKISGHAGSIALTTVISVLILGVQWLPLLLLIPAVGWSRVVLRAHTVAQVVAGALVGGGVTAGLWWLLREVLVRAG from the coding sequence ATGGGTGAGGATCGCGGGGTCGTCAGCATCCGCGTGAAGAACCGCGTGGCCCGGGTCATCACGGAAGCCCTCCAGCCGCCCGTCACCGTGGCGCTGCTGCTGCTCCTCAGCCCGGCCATGGAACCCGGCTTTCCGGGTACCGTCTGGTTCGGCGCCGTGGCGGTGCTGTTTGTCTGCGTGCTGCCGCTGGCCGCCGTCGTCCTTCTGGTGCGGATGGGCAAGGTGACAGACCACCACGTCAGCGACCGTAAGCAGCGCGCACCGGTGCTCGCCATGACAGTAGTATCGCTGCTCGCGGGGCTGGGAGTGCTCCTGGCCATCAACGCACCGTACAGCGTCATTGTGGTGGTGCTCGCGATAGTTGGCGGCGTGGTGGTGCTCGCTGCCATCAGCCTGTTCTGGAAAATTAGCGGCCACGCCGGGTCCATCGCGCTGACGACGGTCATCTCGGTGCTGATCCTGGGTGTCCAGTGGCTGCCGCTGCTGCTGCTGATTCCTGCTGTCGGCTGGTCCAGGGTGGTGCTGCGCGCCCATACGGTGGCGCAGGTTGTTGCGGGTGCCCTGGTGGGCGGCGGAGTCACCGCCGGCCTGTGGTGGCTGCTGCGTGAGGTGCTGGTCCGGGCCGGCTGA
- a CDS encoding Gfo/Idh/MocA family oxidoreductase, which translates to MSTDSSTPIRTAVVGFGLSGRVFHAPLVAADPSYSLDMIATSDPARQAAAVEQYPGVKTVPDGDAVLALASDLDLVVLGTPPATHYPLAKAALEAGLDVVVDKPFAVTSTQGLELIALAERLGRVLTVFQNRRWDGDYLTVRALLDGGVLGEVTRFESRFERWSPEVSKAWKAEATAADGGGVLFDLGTHLLDQALQLFGPGELVHAELLARRPGEKTDDDCFVVLRHQNGVLSHLWMNMLCAQQGPRYRLLGTGGAYTKHGVDPQEPYIVAGGSPLDAEYGVEAAEWAGQLGRDGHLDRLPTERGKYPEFYRILAAKISDGGTASALPVPVDPAGPVEVLKLIEQARAF; encoded by the coding sequence ATGAGCACCGATTCCTCCACTCCCATCCGTACCGCGGTGGTGGGCTTCGGCCTGTCCGGCCGGGTTTTCCATGCGCCGCTGGTCGCGGCGGACCCCAGCTACTCGCTGGACATGATCGCCACCTCCGACCCCGCCCGGCAGGCGGCCGCCGTGGAGCAGTATCCCGGCGTGAAAACAGTGCCCGACGGCGATGCGGTCCTTGCGCTGGCCAGTGACCTTGACCTTGTGGTGCTGGGGACTCCGCCGGCCACCCACTATCCGCTGGCGAAGGCCGCGCTGGAGGCCGGGCTCGACGTCGTGGTGGACAAGCCGTTTGCCGTGACGAGCACACAGGGGCTGGAACTGATCGCGCTCGCAGAGCGGCTGGGACGGGTCCTGACGGTGTTCCAGAACCGGCGCTGGGACGGGGACTACCTCACGGTCAGGGCCCTGCTCGACGGCGGGGTGCTGGGGGAGGTCACCCGGTTCGAATCACGTTTTGAACGCTGGTCGCCCGAGGTTTCGAAGGCCTGGAAGGCGGAGGCGACGGCGGCCGACGGCGGGGGTGTCCTGTTTGACCTCGGTACCCACCTCCTGGACCAGGCGCTGCAGCTCTTCGGCCCGGGCGAGCTGGTCCATGCCGAGCTGTTGGCCCGCCGGCCGGGCGAAAAAACGGATGATGACTGCTTCGTGGTGCTGCGGCACCAGAACGGGGTGCTCAGCCACCTCTGGATGAACATGCTCTGCGCCCAGCAGGGTCCGCGCTACCGGCTGCTTGGCACCGGCGGCGCCTACACCAAGCATGGCGTTGACCCGCAGGAGCCCTACATTGTGGCCGGCGGCAGCCCGCTGGACGCCGAGTACGGGGTGGAGGCCGCCGAGTGGGCCGGGCAGCTGGGCCGCGATGGACACCTCGACAGGCTGCCGACCGAGCGCGGCAAATACCCGGAGTTCTACCGGATCCTGGCAGCGAAGATCTCCGACGGCGGCACCGCCTCGGCCCTGCCGGTTCCGGTGGACCCGGCGGGCCCGGTGGAAGTGCTGAAGTTGATCGAGCAGGCGAGGGCGTTTTAA
- a CDS encoding universal stress protein: MAGTIIVGVDGSGTARKAAEVARDLAAALDARLHVVSAFDTDRTEVFGSGSDRWIVSDAGEAEKVARDVAAGLAGGELDITYSSARGKPAEALVREADRLEARMIVVGNRRMQGLGRVLGSVANSVAHSASCDVYIANTYGAD, encoded by the coding sequence ATGGCGGGAACCATCATTGTGGGTGTTGACGGAAGCGGGACTGCACGCAAGGCGGCGGAGGTGGCGCGGGATTTGGCCGCAGCGCTGGACGCGCGGCTCCACGTCGTGTCCGCGTTCGATACCGACCGCACGGAGGTCTTCGGCAGCGGCAGCGACCGGTGGATCGTCTCGGACGCCGGGGAAGCAGAAAAGGTGGCCCGGGACGTGGCGGCCGGCCTGGCCGGCGGCGAGCTGGACATCACCTATTCCTCCGCACGGGGCAAGCCGGCCGAAGCCTTGGTCAGGGAGGCAGACCGGCTCGAGGCGAGGATGATCGTTGTGGGAAACCGGCGCATGCAGGGCCTGGGGCGCGTGCTGGGCAGCGTGGCAAACAGCGTCGCGCACAGTGCCTCCTGCGACGTCTACATCGCAAATACCTACGGAGCTGACTAG
- a CDS encoding NAD(P)H-dependent oxidoreductase, whose product MSKSTVLALVGSLRADSHNRKLAEAIQLNAPEGIEIVIHESLGNIPFYNEDIDVEGQVPAAATALREAAGQADALLLVTPEHNGTMPASLKNAIDWLSRPFGAGALAGKPTAVVGTAFGQFGGVWAQDEARKAAGIAGARVLEDAKLAVPGSMVRFAETHPKDDAEVVEQIKELFGALAAVEPAGAAA is encoded by the coding sequence ATGTCCAAGAGCACCGTACTCGCCCTGGTGGGAAGCCTGCGCGCCGACTCCCACAACCGCAAGCTGGCCGAAGCCATCCAGCTGAACGCGCCGGAGGGCATCGAGATTGTGATCCACGAGAGCCTGGGCAACATCCCGTTCTACAACGAGGACATCGACGTTGAAGGCCAGGTCCCCGCAGCCGCAACCGCCCTGCGCGAGGCAGCCGGCCAGGCTGACGCCCTGCTGCTGGTCACCCCGGAGCACAACGGCACCATGCCCGCCTCGCTGAAGAACGCCATCGACTGGCTGTCCCGCCCGTTCGGCGCCGGCGCCCTCGCCGGAAAGCCCACCGCCGTCGTCGGCACCGCCTTTGGCCAGTTCGGCGGCGTCTGGGCCCAGGACGAGGCCCGCAAGGCTGCCGGTATCGCCGGCGCCCGCGTCCTGGAGGACGCCAAGCTCGCCGTCCCCGGCTCCATGGTCCGCTTCGCGGAAACCCACCCGAAGGACGACGCCGAGGTCGTTGAGCAGATCAAGGAACTCTTCGGCGCCCTTGCCGCCGTCGAGCCCGCCGGCGCAGCCGCCTAA
- a CDS encoding helix-turn-helix domain-containing protein, which translates to MSLIPIRSGSSSGSGSPPGSSASAGGERSDAARNRELLLCAARQLVEECGADGLTMDKLAERAGVGKGTVFRRFGSRAGLMMTLLSDAEAEFQGRFMFGPPPLGPGAPPRERLIAFGAERIRYVLEYGELARAAQASLHNRFEAPPAVLWHRHIEYLLRSAGFDADPWLMAMSLSATLDPERLLHAVRVQHVSPERLEESWRELVSRVVGGVPGGGAGPRGSVAP; encoded by the coding sequence GTGAGCCTCATCCCAATCCGCTCCGGGTCATCGTCCGGCTCCGGGTCCCCGCCGGGATCCTCCGCCAGCGCCGGAGGGGAACGCAGCGATGCTGCCCGGAACCGGGAGCTGCTCCTGTGTGCTGCCCGGCAACTCGTGGAGGAGTGCGGAGCAGACGGCCTGACCATGGACAAGCTGGCGGAGCGCGCGGGCGTGGGCAAGGGGACGGTGTTCCGCCGGTTCGGCAGCCGCGCCGGGCTCATGATGACCCTGCTCAGCGACGCCGAGGCCGAATTCCAGGGCCGCTTCATGTTCGGGCCGCCGCCGCTTGGTCCCGGGGCGCCGCCGCGCGAACGGCTGATCGCCTTCGGTGCCGAACGTATCCGCTACGTCCTGGAATACGGCGAGCTCGCGAGGGCCGCCCAGGCGTCGCTGCACAACAGGTTCGAGGCGCCCCCCGCGGTGCTGTGGCACCGGCACATTGAGTACCTGTTGCGCTCTGCCGGGTTCGACGCGGACCCGTGGCTGATGGCCATGTCCCTCAGCGCAACCCTCGATCCCGAACGGCTGCTGCACGCCGTCCGCGTGCAGCACGTCTCGCCGGAGCGGCTGGAGGAATCCTGGCGGGAGCTGGTCAGCCGGGTCGTCGGCGGTGTTCCGGGCGGTGGCGCCGGACCACGAGGTAGCGTGGCACCATGA
- a CDS encoding isocitrate lyase/phosphoenolpyruvate mutase family protein, with protein sequence MTSLEPTPALSQHAEYQSAKSRSAQADAFRQMHAGGPVPLVLVNVWDAASARLVEKAGARAIATSSSAISWSLGFPDGSHVPPGLAFDALGRIAAATSVPVTADIEAGYAGADGTFDDGLLRQTVAAVLASGAVGVNIEDSGGASLTAMDEQARRISLVRSIAEESGVHLFINARTDTYLSGQFGDSAFDETLERAEGYLAAGADGIFVPRRDGPPHPP encoded by the coding sequence ATGACGTCACTCGAGCCTACGCCCGCACTGTCCCAGCACGCGGAGTACCAGTCCGCGAAGTCCCGGTCCGCCCAAGCCGACGCCTTCCGCCAGATGCACGCGGGCGGTCCTGTCCCGCTGGTGTTGGTGAACGTGTGGGATGCCGCATCGGCCCGGCTGGTGGAGAAGGCCGGGGCGCGGGCGATCGCCACCTCGAGTTCGGCCATCTCGTGGAGCCTCGGATTTCCGGACGGGAGCCACGTTCCCCCGGGCTTGGCCTTTGACGCGCTCGGCAGAATTGCCGCGGCCACGAGTGTCCCCGTCACGGCGGATATCGAAGCCGGGTATGCGGGTGCGGACGGCACTTTCGACGACGGCCTGCTCCGGCAGACCGTCGCGGCGGTGCTGGCGTCCGGCGCCGTGGGCGTCAATATCGAGGACTCCGGCGGTGCGTCCCTCACGGCAATGGACGAGCAGGCCCGCAGGATCAGCCTGGTCCGCAGCATCGCCGAGGAGTCGGGGGTGCACCTCTTCATCAATGCCCGGACGGACACGTACCTTTCCGGGCAGTTCGGGGACTCCGCCTTCGACGAGACACTGGAGCGGGCCGAAGGCTACCTCGCCGCGGGGGCCGACGGGATTTTCGTGCCGCGGCGTGACGGACCTCCACATCCTCCATGA
- a CDS encoding isocitrate lyase/phosphoenolpyruvate mutase family protein — MTDLHILHELSRRIAAPLNALAGIGSASVGELHDAGVRRVSIGGNAAKAAYATVSRVAAEVLGDGNWSELAGSPSHADMDALFSREAGSPGSVGA; from the coding sequence GTGACGGACCTCCACATCCTCCATGAGCTGAGCAGGCGGATAGCGGCACCGCTGAACGCCCTTGCCGGTATCGGATCGGCGTCAGTGGGCGAACTGCACGACGCCGGTGTGCGGCGGGTCAGCATCGGCGGCAATGCGGCAAAGGCGGCCTACGCAACGGTTTCCCGCGTAGCCGCCGAAGTCCTGGGCGACGGCAACTGGTCAGAACTTGCCGGTTCGCCGAGCCACGCGGACATGGACGCGCTGTTCTCCCGCGAGGCTGGCTCTCCCGGGAGTGTGGGCGCCTAG
- a CDS encoding PLP-dependent aminotransferase family protein gives MTHETLDAAAAVLPAEAIDAIERAATSAHRHDELFSERAANIKQSAVRDVFDISMRPGLVSLAGGSPYLQSLPLDKLAQTAARIIAEDGLTALQYGGGQGTEELRTQICEVMAAEGIVDARPENVVITAGSQSAQDVATKVFCNPGDVVLVEEPTYVGALNTFEAYEVQVEAVPMDDDGLVPELLEARIAALQTAGKNIKFLYTIPNFNNPSGITLSHGRRQQVVDICRRANILVLEDNPYGLLRFDGEPLAPLRAGNPDDVIYMGSFSKIFAPGLRIGWALVPAHLQRRYYLASEAVTLCPPTLNQMLVSAFLRDYDWKGQIETYRGLYAERCHAMLAALEEHMPEGLRWTRPQGGFFVWVTLPNGVDTYPLLQKAIDAGVVFIPGAAFTHSDEPSNKLRLAFSAVPPEAIAEGVRRLAPVLQAAIDALP, from the coding sequence GTGACCCACGAGACACTCGACGCCGCCGCAGCCGTCCTCCCCGCCGAAGCCATTGATGCCATCGAGCGGGCCGCGACCTCCGCCCACCGCCACGACGAACTCTTCTCCGAGCGCGCCGCGAACATCAAACAGTCGGCGGTCCGGGACGTTTTCGACATCTCCATGAGGCCCGGCCTGGTCTCGCTGGCCGGCGGCAGCCCCTATCTGCAGTCGCTGCCACTGGACAAGCTCGCCCAGACAGCCGCCCGGATCATCGCCGAGGACGGCCTCACCGCGCTCCAATACGGCGGCGGCCAGGGCACCGAGGAGCTACGCACACAGATCTGCGAAGTCATGGCCGCCGAAGGTATCGTGGACGCCCGGCCGGAAAACGTGGTGATCACCGCCGGCTCGCAGTCCGCCCAGGACGTGGCCACCAAGGTGTTCTGCAACCCAGGCGACGTGGTGCTTGTGGAGGAGCCGACCTATGTGGGGGCACTGAACACGTTCGAGGCCTACGAGGTCCAGGTAGAGGCCGTTCCCATGGACGACGACGGGCTGGTGCCGGAGCTTCTCGAGGCGCGGATTGCGGCGCTCCAGACGGCCGGGAAAAACATCAAGTTCCTCTACACCATCCCCAACTTCAACAACCCGTCGGGCATCACACTGTCCCACGGGCGCCGGCAGCAGGTCGTGGACATCTGCCGCCGCGCCAACATTCTGGTGCTGGAGGACAACCCGTACGGCCTGCTGAGGTTCGACGGTGAGCCGTTGGCGCCGCTGCGGGCAGGCAATCCGGACGACGTCATCTACATGGGCTCGTTCTCGAAGATCTTTGCACCGGGCCTGCGCATCGGCTGGGCCCTGGTTCCTGCCCACCTGCAGCGCCGCTACTACCTGGCCTCGGAGGCGGTGACACTGTGCCCGCCCACGCTGAACCAGATGCTCGTCTCCGCCTTTCTCCGGGACTACGACTGGAAGGGACAGATCGAGACTTACCGAGGGTTGTACGCCGAGCGGTGCCATGCGATGCTGGCGGCGCTGGAGGAGCACATGCCGGAGGGGCTCCGCTGGACGAGGCCGCAGGGCGGGTTCTTCGTGTGGGTGACGCTGCCCAATGGCGTGGACACGTATCCCCTGCTCCAAAAGGCGATTGATGCCGGCGTCGTCTTCATTCCCGGTGCCGCGTTCACGCATTCGGATGAGCCGTCCAACAAGCTCCGCCTGGCGTTCAGCGCGGTCCCCCCGGAAGCCATTGCCGAGGGCGTGCGGCGCCTGGCGCCGGTGCTGCAGGCGGCCATCGACGCGTTGCCCTAA
- a CDS encoding alpha-ketoacid dehydrogenase subunit beta — protein sequence MTTMTIAKAINEGLRATLSNNPKSLLMGEDIGPLGGVYRVTDGLIGEFGADRVMDTPLAESGIIGTAIGLALRGYLPVAEIQFDGFVFPGFNQITTQLAKIHSRSNGNLTVPVVIRIPYGGGIGSIEHHSESPEALFAHTPGLRIITPSNPHDAYWMIQQAVNCQDPVIVFEPKRRYWLKGEVDTESAGPAEDPFKAHVVREGTDATVVVYGPLVPVALAAANAAAEDGRSIEVIDLRSISPIDFDAIEASVRKTGRLVVAHEAPTFGGIGGEIAARISERAFLSLEAPVIRVGGFHMPYPVAKIEEDYLPDIDRILEALDRAFAY from the coding sequence ATGACCACCATGACCATAGCCAAGGCCATCAACGAGGGCCTGCGCGCCACCCTCAGCAACAACCCCAAGTCCCTCCTCATGGGCGAGGACATCGGACCCCTCGGCGGCGTTTACCGCGTCACCGACGGCCTGATCGGCGAATTCGGCGCCGACCGCGTGATGGACACCCCGCTGGCAGAATCCGGCATCATCGGCACCGCGATCGGCCTGGCGCTGCGCGGCTACCTGCCCGTTGCGGAAATCCAGTTCGACGGCTTCGTCTTCCCCGGCTTCAACCAGATCACCACGCAGCTGGCCAAGATCCACTCGCGCAGCAACGGCAACCTCACCGTGCCCGTGGTCATCCGCATTCCCTACGGCGGCGGCATCGGCTCCATCGAGCACCACTCGGAATCGCCGGAGGCACTGTTCGCGCACACCCCCGGCCTGCGCATCATCACCCCGTCCAACCCCCACGACGCCTACTGGATGATCCAGCAGGCCGTGAACTGCCAGGACCCGGTGATCGTCTTTGAGCCGAAGCGCCGCTACTGGCTCAAGGGCGAGGTGGACACCGAATCGGCCGGCCCGGCTGAAGACCCGTTCAAGGCCCATGTGGTCCGGGAGGGAACCGACGCCACCGTGGTGGTCTACGGCCCGCTCGTCCCCGTCGCCCTCGCCGCCGCCAACGCCGCGGCCGAGGACGGCCGCAGCATCGAAGTGATCGACCTGCGCTCCATCTCACCGATCGATTTCGACGCCATCGAAGCCTCCGTGAGGAAAACGGGCCGGCTGGTCGTGGCGCACGAGGCACCCACCTTCGGCGGCATCGGCGGCGAAATCGCTGCCCGCATCAGCGAACGGGCCTTCCTGTCGCTGGAGGCTCCGGTCATCCGGGTCGGGGGCTTCCATATGCCGTACCCCGTGGCCAAGATCGAAGAGGACTACCTGCCGGACATCGACCGCATCCTTGAGGCACTGGACCGCGCCTTCGCATACTGA
- a CDS encoding 2-oxo acid dehydrogenase subunit E2 — MTLNKFNLPDVGEGLTEAEIVSWKVKPGDEVAINDVLCEIETAKSLVELPSPFAGTVAELLVPEGATVDVGTAIISVSDTMHGDPTPADAPAPMYGKLPADAGSGAAGEKSDGGAAAGGLAAGPLVGSGPKADAVKRRPRLTRPAIPADTVHGAPEVEPVQPHSAQEVLVDVPASAAGPVAGPVPARRPEWTPALESDKPTIGGAISGLMTRVLAKPPVRKIARDLGIDLADVVATGARGEVTREDLVSYQAQRDAELDKADTFWGTSGRPQEQRVERIPVKGVRKATAKAMVESAFSAPHVSIFVDVDASRTMEFVKRLKASRDFEGIKVSPLLILAKAVIWAAARNPSVNATWVDNPDGSDAAEIHVKHFMNLGIAAATPRGLMVPNIKNAQDLSLKELALALNELATTARAGKTRPAQMQGGTLTVTNIGALGIDTGTPIINPGEVAIVAFGTIKQKPWVLDGEVIPRWITTLGGSFDHRVVDGDLSARFMADVAAILEEPALLLD, encoded by the coding sequence ATGACGCTTAACAAGTTCAACCTCCCCGACGTCGGTGAGGGCCTGACCGAGGCAGAGATCGTTTCGTGGAAGGTCAAGCCCGGCGACGAGGTGGCCATCAACGACGTCCTGTGCGAGATCGAAACGGCCAAGTCCCTCGTGGAGCTCCCGTCCCCGTTCGCCGGCACCGTCGCTGAACTGCTGGTCCCGGAAGGGGCGACGGTCGACGTCGGGACGGCCATCATCAGCGTGTCTGACACGATGCACGGTGACCCCACCCCGGCCGACGCGCCCGCGCCAATGTACGGAAAGCTGCCGGCGGACGCCGGGTCCGGCGCCGCCGGTGAAAAGTCCGACGGCGGAGCTGCCGCCGGCGGCCTTGCCGCCGGTCCGCTGGTGGGTTCAGGTCCGAAGGCCGACGCCGTGAAGCGGCGCCCGCGGCTGACCCGGCCCGCGATACCGGCAGATACGGTCCACGGTGCTCCGGAAGTGGAGCCTGTCCAGCCCCACTCCGCGCAGGAGGTGCTCGTGGACGTTCCTGCCAGCGCAGCAGGGCCAGTGGCCGGGCCCGTCCCAGCAAGGCGGCCTGAGTGGACTCCGGCGCTCGAGTCCGACAAGCCGACCATTGGCGGGGCCATTTCCGGGCTCATGACCAGGGTCCTGGCCAAGCCGCCGGTGCGCAAGATCGCCCGTGACCTCGGCATCGACCTGGCCGACGTCGTGGCCACGGGCGCGCGCGGCGAGGTGACGCGCGAGGACCTGGTCAGCTACCAGGCTCAGCGCGACGCGGAACTGGACAAGGCGGACACCTTCTGGGGAACGTCCGGCCGTCCCCAGGAGCAGCGGGTCGAGCGTATCCCGGTCAAGGGCGTTCGGAAGGCGACCGCCAAGGCCATGGTGGAGTCAGCGTTCTCCGCGCCGCACGTGAGCATCTTCGTGGACGTGGATGCCAGCCGCACCATGGAATTCGTCAAGCGGCTCAAGGCTTCCCGCGACTTCGAGGGCATCAAGGTCTCCCCGCTGCTGATCCTTGCCAAAGCCGTCATCTGGGCCGCGGCAAGGAACCCGAGCGTGAACGCCACGTGGGTGGACAACCCGGACGGCAGCGACGCCGCCGAGATCCACGTGAAGCACTTCATGAACCTGGGCATCGCCGCGGCCACGCCGCGCGGGCTGATGGTCCCGAACATCAAGAACGCCCAGGACCTGTCCCTCAAGGAACTGGCGCTGGCCCTCAACGAGCTCGCCACCACCGCTCGTGCCGGCAAGACCCGGCCGGCGCAGATGCAGGGCGGCACGCTGACCGTCACCAACATCGGCGCCCTGGGCATCGACACCGGCACCCCCATCATCAACCCCGGTGAAGTGGCCATCGTGGCGTTCGGCACCATCAAGCAGAAGCCGTGGGTCCTGGACGGTGAGGTCATTCCGCGCTGGATCACCACGCTCGGCGGATCCTTCGATCACCGCGTCGTGGACGGCGACCTCTCCGCCCGCTTCATGGCCGACGTCGCTGCCATCCTGGAAGAGCCGGCCCTGCTGCTGGACTAA